The Streptomonospora litoralis genome window below encodes:
- a CDS encoding MauE/DoxX family redox-associated membrane protein, whose protein sequence is MLDVVRESQLPVLAVMLLLGAAAKLADRSPRGQGPAVLLPVRWRRVATPVQGTAEAVIALALIGAAGAVGGAARIAAAVLFAGGVAALAALRRTAPETGCGCFGGLSTTPVDWRSIARSALLGAAALATVGLPTTAVGVVSGATPGHAAVIAVEALLIGALSPELVELARRATRRVPCAVREVPVKRTLSRLRASDVWRANTAVVTRAEPVDVWRQGCWRFALFTGHRNGRVVDVVFGVPLEGRHPAVRAVITAPDTGAVLSVLGGPADTGRRGGAGGSGVKVSLPSDGWQVGGTRKQGRGTAADSQVPTST, encoded by the coding sequence GTGCTCGATGTAGTCCGCGAATCCCAACTGCCCGTTCTGGCGGTGATGCTGCTGCTGGGCGCGGCGGCGAAACTCGCCGACCGCTCACCGCGCGGCCAGGGACCGGCGGTGCTCCTGCCCGTCCGGTGGCGCCGCGTGGCCACGCCGGTTCAGGGCACCGCCGAAGCGGTGATCGCGCTCGCGCTGATCGGCGCCGCGGGGGCGGTGGGCGGGGCCGCCCGGATCGCGGCCGCCGTGCTGTTCGCCGGCGGAGTCGCGGCGCTGGCGGCACTGCGGCGCACGGCGCCGGAGACCGGGTGCGGCTGCTTCGGCGGCCTCAGTACGACTCCCGTCGACTGGCGGAGCATCGCCCGCAGCGCGCTGCTCGGTGCGGCCGCCCTCGCGACTGTGGGACTGCCGACGACGGCGGTCGGCGTGGTTTCCGGGGCGACGCCCGGCCACGCGGCGGTAATCGCGGTCGAGGCGCTGCTCATCGGCGCGCTCTCCCCGGAACTGGTAGAACTGGCCCGCCGCGCCACGCGCCGCGTCCCCTGCGCCGTGCGGGAGGTACCGGTGAAGCGGACCTTGTCGCGGCTGCGGGCCAGCGACGTCTGGCGCGCCAACACCGCGGTCGTGACCCGGGCCGAACCCGTCGACGTGTGGCGCCAGGGCTGCTGGAGGTTCGCGCTGTTCACCGGGCACCGCAACGGCCGGGTGGTCGACGTGGTGTTCGGTGTCCCGCTGGAGGGCCGACACCCGGCTGTCCGTGCGGTGATCACCGCCCCCGACACGGGCGCGGTGCTGTCGGTGCTGGGCGGTCCCGCCGACACCGGCCGCCGCGGTGGAGCCGGTGGAAGCGGCGTGAAGGTGTCCCTCCCGTCCGACGGTTGGCAGGTTGGCGGCACCCGCAAACAGGGCCGCGGTACGGCGGCCGACTCCCAGGTTCCCACGTCAACTTGA
- a CDS encoding SigE family RNA polymerase sigma factor, translated as MTGTARKTRYEEFSAYVSDRGPALLRMARSLANNRSDAEDLLQAALIKTFFAWDRISSPNARDGYVRRAMVNTQISEWRRQRVAVYPTDEIPDQRVDDPTWKTDLADTVHRAIGRLPDRQRTVVVLRYYEDMTEAQIAARLGVTLGTVKSTLSRAVTKLRQDADLTIDRATS; from the coding sequence GTGACGGGAACAGCACGGAAGACCAGGTACGAGGAATTCTCCGCCTACGTCAGCGACCGCGGTCCGGCTCTGCTGCGCATGGCACGGTCGCTGGCCAACAACCGCTCCGACGCCGAGGACCTGCTGCAGGCCGCGCTCATCAAGACCTTCTTCGCCTGGGACAGGATCTCCAGCCCCAACGCCCGCGACGGCTATGTGCGCCGTGCGATGGTCAACACGCAGATCTCCGAGTGGCGCCGCCAGCGCGTGGCCGTCTACCCGACGGACGAAATCCCCGACCAGCGCGTCGACGACCCCACCTGGAAGACCGACCTGGCCGACACCGTCCACCGCGCCATCGGCCGCCTGCCCGATCGCCAGCGGACCGTGGTGGTGCTGCGGTACTACGAGGACATGACCGAGGCGCAGATCGCCGCCCGGCTGGGGGTCACGCTCGGCACCGTCAAGAGCACCCTCTCGCGCGCCGTCACCAAGCTCCGCCAGGACGCCGACCTCACCATCGACCGCGCCACGTCCTGA
- a CDS encoding peptidoglycan recognition protein family protein — MSGGRNEVHVIDRSEWGARPPRNRQYVSWDARVEFIVHHSAGPTDQSVRSIQDFHLDERGWADIGYNLLVDDAGNAYEGRGWLVVGAHAVGHNVSGIGVCYIGRNNPTSAAKAAIRALYEEACERAGRRLAAKGHRDVNETTCPGDELYAWVHDGMPANGFRNGGHDVIGLQMGDRGEGVEALQALILYAGGELPRYGVDSRYGEETAEALRQVRKSVGSEAAEGYGDRVTGYAYAQLIQAVARHQD, encoded by the coding sequence ATGTCGGGAGGACGAAACGAGGTCCATGTCATCGACCGGTCCGAGTGGGGCGCCAGGCCCCCGCGGAACCGGCAGTACGTCTCGTGGGACGCCCGGGTCGAGTTCATCGTGCACCACTCCGCCGGCCCCACCGACCAGTCTGTCCGCTCCATCCAGGATTTCCACCTCGACGAGCGCGGGTGGGCGGACATCGGCTACAACCTCCTCGTGGACGACGCCGGAAACGCCTACGAAGGCCGCGGCTGGCTCGTTGTCGGCGCACACGCGGTCGGCCACAACGTCTCCGGGATCGGAGTCTGCTACATCGGCCGAAACAACCCCACGTCGGCGGCGAAGGCCGCCATCCGCGCCCTGTACGAGGAGGCGTGCGAGCGGGCCGGCCGGAGGTTGGCGGCCAAGGGGCACCGCGATGTCAACGAGACGACCTGCCCCGGCGACGAACTGTACGCCTGGGTGCACGACGGCATGCCCGCGAACGGTTTCAGAAACGGAGGTCACGACGTGATCGGTCTGCAGATGGGCGACAGGGGCGAGGGGGTCGAGGCGCTGCAGGCCCTCATCCTCTACGCCGGCGGTGAACTGCCCCGCTACGGTGTCGATAGCCGATACGGCGAGGAGACCGCCGAGGCCCTGCGCCAGGTGCGCAAGTCGGTGGGCTCGGAAGCGGCGGAGGGCTACGGCGACAGGGTCACCGGCTACGCCTACGCCCAACTGATCCAGGCGGTCGCCCGTCATCAGGACTGA
- a CDS encoding TetR/AcrR family transcriptional regulator produces MTKRADMTPAGRRILDAAGGLFYREGINAVGVALVADTAGVTKKTLYDRFGSKDELVVHYLRRRHESWWAYLEERLAEAPPPRTLTLVDAYIAHPRLEAGRGCAFLNAAAELPPDHAGWSVIREHKRAVRARLAELIRADVPRADAEDLAEHVFLLLEGAISHTAVDEGGTRMQRVRALTSRLLQEGAKGG; encoded by the coding sequence ATGACGAAACGAGCGGACATGACACCCGCGGGGCGGCGCATCCTCGACGCCGCGGGCGGGTTGTTCTACCGCGAGGGCATCAACGCGGTGGGTGTGGCACTGGTCGCCGACACGGCGGGGGTGACGAAGAAGACCCTCTACGACCGCTTCGGCTCCAAGGACGAGCTGGTGGTGCACTACCTGCGCCGGCGCCACGAGAGCTGGTGGGCCTACCTCGAAGAGCGCCTGGCCGAGGCGCCGCCGCCGCGCACGCTCACCCTGGTCGACGCCTACATCGCACACCCGCGGCTGGAGGCCGGCCGCGGCTGCGCGTTCCTCAACGCCGCCGCCGAGCTGCCGCCGGACCACGCCGGGTGGTCGGTCATCAGGGAGCACAAGCGCGCGGTGCGCGCCCGCCTGGCGGAGCTGATCAGGGCGGACGTTCCGCGCGCCGACGCCGAAGACCTGGCCGAGCACGTGTTCCTGCTGCTCGAGGGCGCGATCTCGCACACCGCGGTCGACGAGGGCGGCACACGCATGCAGCGGGTGCGCGCCCTCACCAGCCGCCTGCTGCAGGAGGGGGCGAAGGGCGGATAG
- a CDS encoding MFS transporter: MVGQRTDGGASPTAASTGAAGVPAAGLAAAGLALIAACYGLARFAYGLFVPAFSIEFGLGAAQAGAIASAGYTGYCAAVVTASIATARLGPRAVAAAAGAAATAGTALIAAAPGAGVLCAGVVLAGVSSGAASPPLAQAVARWVAAERSDRVQSVVNSGTGLGVMVSGPLALLFAEEWRLSWAAFAVASAAAAVWTAAVIPSHRFGGPVGRGGPRGDPRTVRAPVPRRFSVPRLAPGAVRLLAAAAAMGAASSAVWTFGRDVAVSQGASASASTVMWIVLGGAGLLGALTGDAGARIGLGRAWAIGMAGLAAATFGLALASGGVPAIYVAGGLFGAVYIALSGLLLLWGTYVYSDAPAFGVGAAFLLIAAGQAAASPVIGMLKEAFGPTAAFAAAAALAVAGAVLGPPRKAPSGGGLSGGTRRPGAASTRCPAGDKSRSRIRGHRRG; this comes from the coding sequence ATGGTCGGGCAGCGGACGGACGGCGGCGCCTCGCCGACAGCAGCAAGCACCGGAGCGGCGGGCGTGCCCGCGGCCGGGCTGGCCGCCGCCGGCCTCGCGCTCATCGCCGCCTGCTACGGGCTCGCGCGGTTCGCCTACGGGCTGTTCGTGCCCGCGTTCAGCATCGAATTCGGTCTCGGAGCCGCCCAGGCGGGCGCCATCGCGTCCGCCGGCTACACGGGCTACTGCGCCGCCGTCGTCACCGCGTCGATCGCCACCGCGCGCCTGGGTCCGCGCGCCGTGGCCGCCGCGGCAGGGGCGGCGGCCACGGCGGGAACGGCGCTGATCGCCGCCGCGCCGGGTGCCGGGGTGCTCTGCGCGGGGGTGGTGCTCGCGGGCGTGAGCAGCGGTGCGGCGTCGCCGCCGCTGGCCCAAGCGGTGGCGCGCTGGGTGGCGGCGGAGCGGTCCGACCGGGTGCAGAGCGTCGTCAACTCCGGGACCGGACTGGGCGTCATGGTCTCCGGTCCGCTCGCGCTGCTCTTCGCCGAGGAGTGGCGGCTGTCGTGGGCGGCGTTCGCGGTCGCGTCGGCCGCCGCCGCGGTGTGGACGGCCGCCGTGATCCCGTCGCACCGCTTCGGCGGCCCGGTCGGGCGCGGCGGGCCCCGCGGCGATCCGAGAACCGTGCGCGCCCCGGTGCCGCGGCGGTTCTCCGTGCCGCGCCTCGCGCCCGGGGCCGTGCGGCTGCTCGCCGCCGCGGCCGCGATGGGCGCGGCCAGCTCGGCGGTGTGGACTTTCGGCCGCGACGTCGCCGTCAGCCAGGGCGCGAGCGCTTCGGCGTCCACGGTCATGTGGATCGTGCTCGGCGGCGCCGGCCTCCTCGGCGCGCTGACCGGCGACGCCGGCGCCCGCATCGGCCTCGGCCGCGCCTGGGCGATCGGCATGGCGGGCCTGGCGGCGGCGACCTTCGGCCTGGCGCTGGCCTCGGGCGGTGTCCCCGCCATCTACGTCGCGGGCGGCCTGTTCGGCGCCGTCTACATCGCACTGAGCGGACTGCTGCTGCTCTGGGGCACCTACGTCTACTCCGACGCGCCCGCGTTCGGGGTCGGTGCCGCGTTCCTGCTGATCGCCGCCGGGCAAGCCGCCGCATCCCCGGTCATCGGCATGCTCAAGGAGGCGTTCGGCCCGACGGCCGCCTTCGCCGCCGCGGCGGCCCTTGCGGTCGCGGGCGCCGTGCTCGGTCCGCCGCGCAAGGCCCCATCGGGCGGCGGGCTCTCCGGAGGAACGCGGCGACCGGGCGCGGCCTCCACCCGGTGTCCGGCGGGCGATAAGTCGCGCTCCCGCATCCGGGGGCACCGTCGCGGGTAG
- a CDS encoding CDP-alcohol phosphatidyltransferase family protein, producing MSRPPAAAAARAALRDAQTPAALGALALLAALTPAAGLGAAGWTTGAVCVAGTWTAYTAARGRRGQSPVRPADAVTLARAALIASVAALVAEGLTAGEPVSSGILVVLAVLALVLDAVDGAVARRTGTASELGARLDMEADALLILVLSLHVGAALGWWAVAIGAMRYVFAAAGRFVPRLRAPLPPSDARRFVAALQGIALTAAASTLLPVPVATAAVAAALGLLVWSFGRDTLWLLRDGGSGRHYGHRADRRTARDDRATGG from the coding sequence GTGAGTCGGCCCCCTGCGGCCGCCGCGGCACGCGCCGCGCTGCGGGACGCACAGACGCCCGCCGCGCTGGGAGCGCTGGCCCTGCTCGCCGCCCTTACTCCGGCCGCCGGACTGGGCGCGGCGGGGTGGACGACCGGTGCGGTCTGCGTCGCGGGCACCTGGACGGCCTACACCGCTGCGCGGGGGCGCCGGGGGCAGAGCCCGGTGCGGCCGGCTGACGCGGTGACGCTGGCGCGCGCGGCGCTGATCGCCTCCGTTGCTGCGCTGGTGGCCGAGGGGCTGACCGCCGGCGAGCCGGTGTCCAGCGGCATCCTGGTGGTCTTGGCGGTACTCGCCTTGGTGCTGGATGCGGTGGACGGCGCGGTGGCGCGTCGCACCGGCACGGCTTCGGAATTGGGCGCGCGGCTCGACATGGAGGCCGACGCGCTGCTCATCCTGGTCCTCAGCCTGCACGTGGGCGCAGCGCTGGGCTGGTGGGCGGTGGCGATCGGGGCGATGCGCTACGTGTTCGCTGCGGCGGGGCGTTTCGTTCCGCGGCTGCGCGCGCCGCTGCCCCCGTCCGACGCGCGCAGGTTCGTGGCCGCGCTGCAGGGGATCGCGCTGACCGCCGCGGCGTCGACCCTGCTGCCCGTTCCCGTCGCCACGGCGGCCGTGGCTGCGGCTCTGGGGTTGCTGGTGTGGTCCTTCGGCCGCGACACCCTCTGGCTGCTGCGGGACGGCGGTTCCGGTCGGCACTACGGGCACCGGGCGGACCGGCGCACTGCCCGCGACGACCGGGCGACAGGCGGTTGA
- a CDS encoding zinc-dependent alcohol dehydrogenase gives MPRSASAFWIREPGAGEIRPAEPAAPGPDDVLVRTRYSAVSRGTEALVFRGGVPESQSEVMRAPFQEGRFPGPVKYGYLNVGRVEEGPRHLLGRTVFCLYPHQTHYTVPARAVVPVPDTVPAERAVLAGTLETAVNAVWDAEPLIGDRIAVVGGGMVGCAVAGVLAGLPGARVQLVDTAAERAETAAALGAGFAPPEEAAADCDVVVHASATEAGLARSLELAAPEGTVVELSWYGDHRVSLPLGEHFHSRRLSVRASQVGTVSPATRGRRGHAERMELALRLLADARFDALITGESAFADLPEVLPRLASGDLPALCRRITYPAD, from the coding sequence GTGCCCCGTTCCGCATCCGCCTTCTGGATCCGTGAGCCGGGCGCCGGCGAGATCCGGCCGGCCGAGCCGGCGGCACCCGGGCCCGACGACGTGCTGGTGCGCACCCGCTACTCCGCGGTCAGCCGCGGCACCGAGGCCCTGGTCTTCCGCGGCGGTGTGCCCGAGAGCCAGTCCGAGGTCATGCGGGCCCCCTTCCAGGAGGGCCGGTTCCCGGGGCCGGTGAAGTACGGCTACCTCAACGTCGGACGCGTCGAGGAGGGCCCGCGGCACCTGCTCGGGCGGACGGTGTTCTGCCTCTACCCGCACCAGACGCACTACACGGTGCCGGCCCGCGCTGTCGTCCCGGTGCCCGACACCGTCCCCGCGGAGCGGGCGGTGCTCGCGGGAACGCTGGAGACCGCCGTGAACGCCGTCTGGGACGCCGAGCCGCTGATCGGCGACCGGATCGCGGTGGTGGGCGGCGGCATGGTCGGCTGCGCGGTGGCCGGGGTGCTGGCCGGACTGCCCGGTGCGCGAGTGCAGCTGGTCGACACCGCCGCCGAACGCGCGGAGACCGCGGCCGCGCTCGGCGCCGGGTTCGCCCCGCCAGAGGAGGCCGCGGCCGACTGCGACGTCGTGGTGCACGCGAGCGCGACGGAGGCCGGATTGGCGCGGTCGCTGGAACTGGCGGCGCCGGAGGGCACGGTGGTCGAGCTGAGCTGGTACGGCGACCACCGCGTCAGCCTGCCGCTGGGCGAGCACTTCCACTCCCGGCGGTTGAGCGTGCGGGCGAGCCAGGTGGGGACGGTCTCCCCCGCGACGCGCGGCCGGCGGGGACACGCCGAGCGGATGGAGCTGGCGCTGCGCCTGCTCGCCGACGCCCGCTTCGACGCCCTCATCACCGGCGAAAGCGCCTTCGCGGACCTGCCGGAGGTGCTACCGCGGCTGGCCTCCGGCGACCTTCCGGCCTTGTGCCGCCGCATCACCTACCCCGCGGACTAG
- a CDS encoding VOC family protein, translating to MDIEFYPKLLVSDADAAIDFYTEALGAALTFRAADDDDVVNHAELTLGSAVFALAQSVAEWGWHDPASLGGTPVLMTAVVPDPDATADRMVRLGARLVIPVENRPYGKRQGRVQDPFGHLWVVSGDLR from the coding sequence ATGGACATTGAGTTTTACCCGAAGCTGCTCGTGTCGGACGCCGACGCGGCGATCGACTTCTACACCGAGGCGCTGGGGGCCGCGCTGACCTTCCGGGCGGCCGATGACGACGACGTCGTGAACCACGCCGAACTCACGCTGGGATCGGCCGTGTTCGCATTGGCGCAGAGCGTCGCGGAGTGGGGATGGCACGATCCCGCGTCGCTGGGCGGCACCCCCGTCCTCATGACGGCCGTCGTGCCCGACCCGGATGCGACCGCGGATCGCATGGTACGGCTGGGCGCCCGGCTCGTGATTCCCGTCGAGAACCGCCCGTACGGCAAGCGGCAGGGCAGGGTGCAGGACCCCTTCGGACACCTGTGGGTGGTCAGCGGGGATCTCCGGTAG
- a CDS encoding helix-turn-helix domain-containing protein, with protein MSLSALQRLTGVPPREVDAGGVSADALLPWVTRLSEELAGTPAGVREPLMRVRLLERLQCSGPADGPEDALEALRIIGAGGGQVPVEEVARRAHLSPRRLRHTMRSSLGITPKLASRVARLAAAADRVREGADSWARVAADCAYHDQSHLVHDFTDLMQTTPTGWLAEEGRNLQGRRPPAP; from the coding sequence ATGTCTCTCTCGGCCTTGCAGCGCCTCACCGGGGTGCCGCCCCGCGAGGTGGACGCGGGCGGTGTCAGTGCCGACGCGCTGCTGCCGTGGGTCACTCGGTTGAGCGAGGAGCTGGCCGGCACCCCCGCGGGCGTCCGGGAGCCGCTGATGCGGGTCCGCCTCCTGGAGCGCCTGCAATGCTCGGGCCCGGCCGACGGGCCCGAGGACGCTCTCGAAGCGCTGCGGATCATCGGGGCCGGTGGCGGGCAGGTTCCGGTCGAGGAAGTGGCCCGGCGCGCCCACCTGAGCCCGCGCCGCCTGCGGCACACCATGCGCAGTTCCCTGGGGATCACTCCGAAGCTGGCGTCGCGTGTCGCGCGCCTGGCGGCCGCCGCCGATCGGGTCCGCGAAGGGGCCGACTCGTGGGCCCGGGTCGCGGCCGACTGCGCCTATCACGACCAGAGCCACCTCGTGCACGACTTCACCGACCTCATGCAGACGACGCCGACCGGATGGCTCGCGGAAGAGGGCCGAAATCTACAAGGCCGACGGCCCCCTGCCCCGTGA
- a CDS encoding 6-pyruvoyl trahydropterin synthase family protein: MFSVTVRDHIMVAHSFRGAVFGPAQRLHGATFTVDAAFYRAELDADNIVVDIALATRELGDVLGGLNHRNLDAEPAFAGANTTTEFLAGFVADRLADRVAAGGLGEGARGLERLAVTLHESHVAWATYERAL; the protein is encoded by the coding sequence ATGTTCAGCGTCACCGTCCGCGACCACATCATGGTCGCCCACAGCTTCCGCGGCGCGGTCTTCGGACCGGCGCAGCGCCTGCACGGTGCCACCTTCACCGTGGACGCCGCCTTCTACCGCGCCGAACTCGACGCCGACAACATCGTGGTCGACATCGCCCTGGCAACCCGCGAACTCGGCGACGTGCTCGGCGGGCTGAACCACCGCAACCTCGACGCCGAGCCCGCCTTCGCCGGCGCGAACACCACCACCGAGTTCCTGGCCGGGTTCGTCGCCGACCGGCTCGCCGACCGAGTCGCCGCCGGCGGGCTCGGCGAGGGCGCCCGCGGGCTGGAACGCCTTGCGGTCACCCTGCACGAGTCGCACGTCGCATGGGCGACCTACGAGCGGGCGCTGTGA
- a CDS encoding glycosyltransferase family 4 protein has translation MSAVPVGGPEPPAVHVVLPGGIDEAGSPSGGNVYDRRMCRSLTEAGRPVAEIAVAGEWPSPGPAARADLDAQLARLPYGTLVLADGLVCCGVPEIVVPHARRLRLAVLVHLPLAAETGLSPPDAADLDAREGATLRAAAAVVATSPGAARRLVERHGLDPARTGTVEPGVDPAPLASGTDGAARLLCVASLTPRKGHDVLVDALAGLADRDWTCVCAGPSARSPDHVAAIRGSIASRGMADRVQLAGPLRGAALAAAYAAADLFVLPSRDETYGMAVAEALARGIPVMASDAGALPQTVGTLPDGAVPGVVVPADDASALAAALRDWFDDPALRERLRGAARRRRRELRPWSAAAARMDAVLRDLARVPR, from the coding sequence GTGAGCGCCGTCCCCGTCGGCGGCCCCGAGCCGCCCGCGGTCCACGTCGTCCTGCCGGGCGGGATCGACGAAGCCGGATCGCCCAGCGGCGGCAACGTCTACGACCGGCGCATGTGCCGCTCGCTCACCGAAGCGGGCCGTCCCGTTGCCGAGATCGCCGTCGCCGGGGAATGGCCCAGCCCGGGTCCCGCCGCCCGCGCCGACCTGGATGCGCAGCTGGCGCGACTGCCCTACGGGACCCTGGTGCTCGCCGACGGCCTGGTGTGCTGCGGCGTCCCCGAGATCGTCGTCCCGCACGCCCGCCGCCTCCGGCTGGCCGTGCTGGTCCACCTGCCGCTGGCCGCCGAAACGGGCCTGTCCCCGCCCGACGCCGCCGACCTCGACGCCCGTGAAGGCGCCACCCTGCGGGCGGCGGCCGCGGTCGTCGCGACCAGCCCCGGGGCGGCGCGGCGGCTCGTCGAGCGGCACGGCTTGGACCCTGCGCGCACCGGCACCGTGGAACCGGGGGTCGACCCCGCGCCGCTCGCGTCCGGCACAGACGGGGCCGCACGGCTGCTGTGCGTAGCCTCCCTGACCCCCCGCAAGGGCCACGACGTGCTCGTCGACGCGCTGGCCGGGCTCGCCGACCGCGACTGGACGTGCGTGTGCGCCGGCCCTTCGGCACGGAGTCCCGACCACGTCGCCGCAATCCGGGGTTCGATCGCGAGCCGCGGCATGGCCGACCGCGTCCAGCTGGCCGGGCCGCTCCGCGGGGCGGCGCTGGCGGCGGCCTACGCCGCGGCCGACCTGTTCGTCCTGCCGTCACGCGACGAGACCTACGGCATGGCGGTCGCCGAAGCTCTGGCGCGCGGCATCCCCGTCATGGCGAGCGACGCCGGGGCACTGCCGCAGACCGTGGGCACCCTGCCCGACGGCGCCGTACCGGGGGTGGTGGTACCCGCCGACGACGCGTCGGCGCTCGCGGCGGCACTGCGGGACTGGTTCGACGATCCCGCACTGCGCGAACGGCTGCGCGGTGCCGCCCGGCGCCGCCGCCGGGAACTGCGGCCCTGGAGTGCGGCGGCAGCACGGATGGACGCCGTGCTGCGCGACCTGGCGCGAGTGCCGCGATGA
- a CDS encoding methyltransferase domain-containing protein — protein sequence MSGPEGEASFTPDWLALREGADAAARSTRLLTPLRAALPRGRNPGGPPLVVHDLGCGTGSMGRWLVPRLPGPQHWVLHDRDPALLARARAGLPARSADGGRVTAETRTGDLVRLRAADVRGADLVTASALLDLLTAPEAVGLAQMCAAAGCPALLTLSVAGRVEPAPARSLDGALGAAFDAHQRRPVGGRRLLGPDAPGTAADAFRRCRARVHEAPSPWSLGPADAALAAEWLRGWVAAAVEQRPELAAEAEAYLHERLAQCAAGRFRVLVDHRDLLAVPPSRGR from the coding sequence ATGAGCGGGCCGGAGGGAGAGGCGTCGTTCACGCCCGACTGGCTCGCGCTGCGGGAAGGCGCCGACGCCGCCGCGCGGTCGACGCGGTTGCTCACACCGCTGCGTGCGGCGCTGCCGCGCGGCCGGAACCCGGGCGGACCACCACTCGTCGTGCACGACCTCGGCTGCGGAACGGGATCGATGGGCCGCTGGCTCGTGCCGCGCCTGCCGGGGCCCCAGCACTGGGTGCTGCACGACCGGGACCCCGCACTGCTCGCCCGCGCCCGCGCCGGTCTGCCCGCCCGGTCGGCGGACGGCGGCCGTGTCACCGCCGAGACGCGCACGGGCGACCTCGTCCGGCTGCGCGCAGCCGATGTGAGGGGAGCAGACCTGGTCACCGCCTCCGCTCTGCTGGACCTGCTGACCGCTCCGGAGGCCGTCGGCCTCGCGCAGATGTGCGCGGCCGCCGGGTGCCCGGCACTGCTGACGTTGTCGGTGGCGGGCCGGGTGGAGCCCGCGCCCGCCCGCTCCCTCGACGGCGCGCTGGGCGCCGCCTTCGACGCCCACCAGCGGCGCCCTGTCGGCGGTCGGCGCCTACTCGGCCCGGACGCGCCCGGCACCGCCGCCGACGCCTTCCGGCGCTGTCGCGCACGCGTGCACGAGGCCCCCTCCCCGTGGAGCTTGGGGCCCGCCGACGCCGCGCTGGCAGCCGAGTGGCTGCGCGGGTGGGTCGCCGCCGCCGTCGAGCAGCGCCCCGAACTCGCCGCCGAAGCGGAGGCCTACCTGCACGAACGCCTGGCCCAATGCGCCGCGGGCCGTTTCCGCGTCCTCGTGGACCACCGCGATCTGCTCGCGGTACCGCCGAGCCGGGGACGGTAG
- a CDS encoding lysylphosphatidylglycerol synthase transmembrane domain-containing protein: protein MRAFRPWLRALLGAAVLVLLARTLGAEAFVRGVAEIDAAALLAALGIGMATTIATAWRWAVVARGLGLRLGLPRAVADYYRALLLNAVLPAGVLGDVHRAFAHRRRAAADGCAAAGGRAVRAVVLERAAGQTVLISSAILVLAARPELVTATGRLFPSPSAAAATGAGVVVLGGAAALWLLGSHSGRRRRARARAWAAEARSAVLARGRWAAVGALSAAGLAGHLALFVVAARVADVEAPTADLLPPMLVALLAMSVPVGVGGWGPRESAAALGFAAVGLGAEAGLGTAVVYGVLALVSSLPGALVLWPLRRAARRPGAPSGGRVAAADRTTSVSEEQPATDMPPPPQGQIRRMRASQAAWSTVAPGSTPTSAASSSPRTTQR from the coding sequence ATGCGCGCGTTCCGGCCATGGCTGCGGGCACTGCTGGGTGCGGCGGTGCTGGTGCTGCTGGCGCGGACCCTGGGTGCCGAGGCGTTCGTGCGCGGGGTGGCGGAGATCGACGCCGCCGCGCTGCTCGCGGCTTTGGGCATCGGCATGGCCACGACCATCGCCACGGCCTGGCGCTGGGCCGTCGTGGCACGCGGGCTCGGCCTGCGGCTGGGGCTGCCGCGCGCCGTCGCCGACTACTATCGCGCGCTCCTGCTCAACGCGGTGCTGCCGGCCGGTGTCCTCGGCGACGTGCACCGGGCGTTCGCCCACCGGCGCCGGGCCGCGGCCGACGGCTGCGCCGCGGCGGGCGGCCGGGCCGTGCGCGCTGTCGTCCTGGAGCGCGCAGCCGGGCAGACGGTGCTGATATCGAGCGCGATACTCGTGCTCGCCGCCCGGCCGGAACTCGTCACCGCGACGGGGCGGTTGTTCCCCTCGCCTTCTGCAGCGGCGGCGACCGGCGCCGGAGTTGTGGTCCTCGGCGGCGCGGCGGCGCTATGGCTGCTGGGCTCACACAGTGGGCGGCGCCGGAGGGCCCGGGCGCGGGCCTGGGCGGCGGAGGCGCGCTCGGCCGTGCTCGCCCGCGGCCGGTGGGCTGCGGTCGGGGCGTTGTCGGCAGCCGGGCTGGCCGGGCACCTGGCGTTGTTCGTCGTCGCCGCGCGGGTGGCGGACGTCGAAGCGCCGACGGCGGACCTGCTTCCTCCGATGCTGGTGGCCCTACTGGCGATGAGCGTGCCGGTGGGGGTAGGCGGGTGGGGACCGCGCGAGTCGGCGGCCGCGCTGGGGTTCGCCGCCGTCGGGCTCGGCGCCGAGGCCGGGCTGGGCACCGCTGTGGTGTACGGCGTGCTGGCACTGGTGTCGAGTCTGCCTGGTGCGCTCGTGCTGTGGCCGCTGCGCCGGGCCGCCCGGCGCCCTGGGGCACCTTCGGGCGGCCGGGTCGCTGCGGCGGACCGCACCACGTCCGTCTCCGAGGAGCAGCCCGCCACGGACATGCCGCCCCCGCCACAGGGTCAGATCCGGCGGATGCGGGCCAGCCAGGCGGCCTGGTCCACGGTCGCTCCCGGCTCGACACCCACCAGCGCTGCGTCCTCCTCGCCGCGGACGACGCAGCGGTAG